Proteins encoded by one window of Cellvibrio sp. KY-GH-1:
- the ald gene encoding alanine dehydrogenase: MHIGVPKEIKVGENRVALTPAGAAELHSAGHDVYVMRGAGVAAGFNDAQYQLAGAQLCDSLVDLYSVAELIIKVKEPQVQEYTLLTARHCLFTYLHLAASRALTDALLASGATCIAYETLTDAQGRLPLLAPMSEIAGRVAVQAGAHHLEAAQGGKGVLLGGIPGVAPANVLILGGGVVGANAAAMAVGLGAQVRVMDKSIARLRQLDDLWRGRVLCEYAVQEKVNEYARAADLIIGSVLNTGASAPRLIDRALIRTMEPGSVLVDVAIDQGGCFESSRATTHQQPTYVEEGVIHYCVANIPSAVGRTATLGLTNATLAYVLRLANEGLACLKADSGFRAGLNICRGQLTHAGVAQSFGVTAVDPLSLL; encoded by the coding sequence ATGCATATTGGAGTTCCCAAAGAAATAAAAGTCGGTGAAAACCGCGTTGCTTTGACGCCAGCAGGTGCTGCTGAACTGCATTCAGCCGGGCACGACGTTTATGTGATGCGTGGTGCCGGTGTTGCAGCGGGTTTCAACGATGCTCAGTACCAGCTTGCCGGTGCGCAATTGTGTGATTCACTGGTTGATCTTTATAGCGTTGCCGAACTGATCATTAAAGTGAAAGAGCCGCAAGTGCAGGAATATACATTGTTAACCGCTCGCCACTGTTTGTTTACCTATCTGCACCTTGCTGCGAGTCGCGCATTGACGGATGCGTTGCTTGCGTCAGGCGCAACTTGCATCGCGTATGAAACCCTGACGGATGCCCAAGGGCGTTTGCCATTGTTGGCACCTATGTCTGAAATCGCGGGCCGCGTGGCGGTGCAGGCGGGGGCGCATCATCTGGAGGCGGCACAAGGCGGGAAAGGTGTCTTGCTCGGTGGAATTCCTGGTGTGGCTCCTGCCAATGTTTTAATTCTTGGCGGTGGTGTTGTGGGTGCCAATGCGGCGGCTATGGCGGTGGGATTGGGCGCGCAGGTTAGGGTGATGGATAAATCCATCGCGCGATTGCGTCAGCTGGATGATTTATGGCGTGGCCGGGTTCTTTGCGAATATGCAGTTCAGGAAAAAGTAAATGAATATGCGCGCGCGGCAGATTTGATTATTGGTAGTGTGCTAAACACCGGCGCCAGCGCGCCCCGGCTGATTGATCGTGCGCTTATTCGCACTATGGAACCCGGTAGCGTGTTGGTGGATGTTGCTATCGATCAGGGCGGTTGCTTTGAAAGCTCAAGGGCGACAACCCATCAGCAACCAACCTACGTTGAGGAAGGGGTGATCCATTATTGTGTGGCCAATATCCCCAGCGCAGTTGGGCGCACCGCAACCCTTGGATTAACCAATGCAACGCTCGCCTACGTACTTCGGTTGGCGAATGAAGGGCTTGCATGCCTGAAGGCGGATTCAGGTTTTCGCGCCGGGTTGAATATTTGTCGCGGTCAGCTTACCCATGCTGGTGTAGCTCAATCATTTGGGGTAACAGCAGTGGATCCGCTTTCGCTCTTGTAA